One window from the genome of Myxococcales bacterium encodes:
- a CDS encoding phosphatidylserine/phosphatidylglycerophosphate/cardiolipin synthase family protein, giving the protein MSVDHSVARPGDLYAVSQPVPDGAAPTLLGDGPAAFATILDRIAGAQRQVVIRAFLWRDDAIGNQLAAALLAAAERGVQVTIYKDRIAAVYEYTGGNKQSFFHKKIDPVRGFQAWFLSRVYRAPGSMRQRPNSLERAVNNHRNIAVRQAKRFDHSKVFVIDDAVILGSMGIGDNHHLDWIDMMVELRGAAVAHRLADRLAGRAAFEPARGLDFILHSQGTERARHCAMVHERLAILESARHSIVVEMAYLGDRRFTDALLAAVRRGVAVTLVTAARADVLGNLNHAVCNLLLRHGSLDGKVRVVLHPRMVHSKVVVVDERFVDLGSANFTPLSHGVYDEVNVFVDSREFAATVLAEIERHAAQGQDVTMIRHRAMASGIERVIMAYQARRGS; this is encoded by the coding sequence ATGTCGGTTGATCACAGTGTTGCGCGACCGGGTGACCTTTACGCCGTCTCGCAGCCCGTGCCCGATGGCGCCGCGCCGACCTTGCTGGGCGATGGGCCGGCGGCGTTTGCCACCATCCTCGATCGCATCGCGGGGGCCCAGCGCCAAGTGGTCATTCGCGCCTTTTTATGGCGCGACGACGCCATCGGCAATCAGCTCGCCGCGGCGCTGCTAGCGGCCGCCGAACGCGGCGTGCAAGTGACCATCTATAAGGATCGCATCGCCGCCGTCTATGAGTACACGGGCGGCAACAAGCAGAGCTTTTTCCACAAAAAGATCGACCCCGTGCGCGGGTTCCAGGCGTGGTTTCTCAGCCGCGTCTACCGCGCGCCAGGTTCCATGCGGCAACGGCCCAATTCACTCGAGCGCGCGGTCAATAACCATCGCAATATCGCCGTGCGCCAGGCCAAGCGCTTTGACCATTCCAAGGTGTTTGTCATCGACGACGCGGTCATTCTTGGCTCGATGGGTATTGGCGACAACCATCACCTCGACTGGATCGACATGATGGTCGAGCTCCGAGGCGCCGCGGTGGCGCACCGCCTCGCCGATCGTCTGGCGGGCCGCGCGGCGTTTGAGCCAGCGCGGGGCCTCGACTTCATCCTGCACTCGCAGGGCACCGAGCGCGCGCGCCACTGCGCGATGGTGCATGAGCGGCTCGCCATCCTCGAGAGCGCGCGTCATTCGATCGTCGTCGAAATGGCCTACCTCGGCGATCGCCGCTTTACCGACGCGCTGCTCGCTGCGGTCCGCCGCGGCGTTGCGGTCACGCTGGTCACGGCGGCGCGCGCGGACGTGCTCGGCAATCTCAACCACGCGGTGTGCAATCTCTTGCTCCGCCATGGCAGCCTAGACGGCAAGGTGCGCGTGGTGCTCCATCCTCGCATGGTGCATTCCAAGGTGGTGGTGGTCGATGAGCGCTTTGTCGACCTCGGCTCGGCCAACTTCACGCCGCTGTCGCATGGCGTCTACGACGAGGTCAATGTGTTCGTCGATTCGCGTGAATTTGCCGCCACGGTCCTCGCGGAAATCGAGCGCCACGCGGCGCAAGGGCAAGACGTCACGATGATCAGGCACCGCGCGATGGCCAGCGGCATCGAACGCGTGATTATGGCCTATCAAGCGCGGCGGGGGAGCTGA
- the polA gene encoding DNA polymerase I, whose protein sequence is MKRIYILDGHGYVFRAYFALMTGGRGDRRDVRLSRADGMPTGALYIFSRMLMRLHEEVNPAHVVVVFDAGSKSFRNDMYPEYKANRPEAPEDLEIQFPFFRRVVEAMHWPVLEVPGVEADDVIATLAVQAKAQGWAATVYSADKDLMQLVGDGIEMVDSLNNKRYEPADVEAKFGVPPAQVADYLALVGDTADNIPGMAGVGAKTAATLLGTYGSIDAMIAANPVVPRLKVKQPFGDAEVVARLKLSRALVELKTDVPVEKNFEAFAVAPWQARDVSKLTALFRELEFTGMATRVEQAATAPAAPVAGDSAAPTATGTATEPVTHTSVASAFAIARDGDTALAELCAGATAAGSVACIIETTKERSDRCTMVGIALATAAGPAVYVPIAHYYLGAPSALSAATLAPLRALFANPSVSKLTYDAKLARQVLLRAGYDVAGTIDDLMLMAFLAASDVPAPSVEALARDLAHTQVAPRGEAMGKSNDSFAAVDVASAAAHVGAVARALPAAAAALRPTLDAHALMPLYRDMELPTCELLAVMEMRGVAIDAAHFAAMSQRIAQTIAELQASVFNDVGGEFNLGSPKQLGHILFDTLGLPTAGVRKTKTGGYSTDHEVLEQLADTHPAVSKILKHRELLKLKGTYLDALPPLVHPVTGRLHTNYHQAVAATGRLSSQDPNLQNIPIRTEEGREIRRGFVGGPGKVLVAADYSQIELRILAHLSQDAMLIKAFGEGIDIHTQTAALVFGMPPAKVTSHERRVAKAVNYGLMYGQSDFGLARALDIPRRQAKEYSDKYFQTFPTIREFMQTVVDQARRDGGITTIFGRWRPIPNLDSKNIPARKAAERIAQNTPMQGAGADIIKLAMIACERRIAQGKLPAAMILSVHDELVFEVEPKHADAVAAAMKHEMEGVAKLSVPLEVEVGIAANWADA, encoded by the coding sequence ATGAAACGAATCTATATCCTAGACGGACACGGGTATGTTTTTCGCGCTTACTTCGCGCTGATGACGGGTGGCCGAGGCGACCGACGAGATGTGCGGCTGTCGCGCGCCGACGGCATGCCCACGGGGGCGCTGTATATTTTTTCGCGCATGCTGATGCGCCTGCACGAAGAAGTGAACCCGGCGCACGTGGTGGTGGTGTTCGACGCGGGTTCCAAGAGTTTTCGCAACGACATGTATCCCGAGTACAAGGCGAATCGCCCAGAGGCCCCGGAAGACTTGGAGATTCAGTTTCCGTTTTTCCGCCGTGTGGTGGAGGCGATGCATTGGCCCGTGCTCGAGGTGCCAGGCGTCGAGGCTGACGACGTGATCGCCACGTTGGCGGTGCAGGCCAAGGCGCAAGGTTGGGCGGCCACGGTGTATTCCGCTGACAAAGACTTAATGCAATTGGTCGGCGACGGCATTGAGATGGTCGATTCGCTCAATAATAAGCGGTACGAGCCCGCCGACGTTGAGGCAAAATTTGGCGTGCCGCCGGCGCAGGTTGCGGATTATTTGGCCTTGGTTGGCGACACCGCGGACAACATCCCCGGCATGGCCGGCGTGGGCGCCAAGACGGCCGCGACGTTGCTAGGGACGTATGGATCGATCGATGCAATGATTGCGGCAAATCCCGTGGTGCCGCGGCTGAAAGTCAAACAGCCCTTTGGTGATGCAGAGGTGGTGGCGCGGCTCAAATTGTCGCGCGCGCTCGTGGAACTGAAAACCGATGTGCCGGTTGAGAAAAATTTCGAGGCGTTTGCGGTGGCGCCATGGCAGGCGCGCGATGTCTCAAAGCTAACCGCGCTGTTTCGCGAGCTCGAGTTCACCGGCATGGCGACGCGGGTGGAGCAAGCGGCGACTGCGCCAGCGGCGCCGGTGGCAGGTGATAGCGCCGCGCCAACCGCCACCGGGACAGCGACAGAGCCGGTCACCCACACGTCGGTAGCGAGCGCCTTCGCTATCGCGCGCGACGGCGACACGGCGCTTGCCGAGTTGTGCGCGGGGGCGACCGCAGCCGGCAGCGTTGCATGCATAATCGAGACGACCAAAGAGCGCTCTGATCGATGCACGATGGTTGGCATTGCTCTCGCCACCGCGGCGGGGCCAGCGGTCTATGTCCCCATCGCGCATTATTACTTGGGCGCACCATCAGCGCTTTCGGCGGCGACCTTGGCGCCACTGCGCGCGCTATTTGCCAATCCCAGCGTCAGCAAGCTCACCTACGACGCTAAGCTTGCGCGGCAAGTGCTGCTGCGCGCCGGCTATGACGTGGCCGGCACCATCGACGACCTCATGCTGATGGCGTTCTTGGCCGCCTCCGATGTGCCAGCGCCGTCGGTTGAGGCCTTGGCTCGCGACCTGGCGCACACACAGGTGGCACCGCGCGGAGAGGCGATGGGCAAGTCAAACGATTCATTCGCGGCGGTCGACGTCGCATCGGCGGCGGCGCACGTCGGCGCGGTGGCGCGCGCGTTGCCGGCGGCGGCGGCGGCCCTAAGACCAACGCTTGACGCCCATGCCTTGATGCCGCTGTATCGCGACATGGAGCTGCCAACCTGCGAACTCTTGGCAGTTATGGAAATGCGTGGCGTGGCGATTGATGCCGCGCACTTTGCGGCGATGTCGCAGCGGATCGCGCAAACCATCGCCGAGCTGCAGGCTTCGGTCTTTAATGACGTCGGCGGCGAATTCAATCTCGGCTCGCCCAAACAGCTCGGACACATTTTGTTTGACACCTTGGGCCTGCCCACAGCCGGCGTGCGCAAGACCAAGACCGGCGGCTATTCGACGGATCACGAAGTGCTCGAACAACTTGCCGACACGCATCCCGCGGTCAGCAAGATCTTGAAGCACCGCGAGCTGCTCAAGCTCAAAGGCACCTATCTCGATGCCTTGCCGCCGCTGGTGCATCCGGTCACTGGCCGCCTGCACACCAACTATCATCAGGCTGTCGCCGCCACCGGGCGCCTCTCGTCGCAAGATCCAAATCTGCAGAACATTCCCATCCGCACCGAGGAAGGCCGCGAGATTCGCCGCGGTTTTGTCGGCGGCCCCGGCAAGGTGCTGGTGGCGGCCGACTACTCGCAGATCGAGCTGCGCATCCTGGCGCATCTGTCGCAGGACGCGATGCTGATCAAGGCCTTTGGCGAAGGCATCGATATTCACACTCAAACTGCCGCGCTGGTGTTCGGCATGCCGCCTGCCAAGGTGACGTCGCATGAACGCCGGGTCGCCAAGGCGGTCAACTACGGCCTCATGTACGGTCAGTCCGATTTTGGCTTGGCGCGCGCGCTCGATATTCCGCGCCGGCAGGCCAAAGAATACTCCGACAAGTATTTTCAGACGTTTCCCACCATTCGCGAATTTATGCAGACGGTGGTCGACCAAGCGCGGCGCGATGGCGGCATCACCACCATCTTTGGTCGCTGGCGCCCCATCCCTAATCTCGATTCCAAGAACATCCCGGCGCGCAAGGCCGCCGAGCGCATCGCGCAAAACACGCCGATGCAGGGCGCCGGCGCCGATATCATTAAGCTCGCAATGATCGCCTGTGAGCGGCGCATTGCGCAGGGCAAGCTGCCGGCTGCGATGATCTTATCGGTGCACGACGAACTGGTGTTCGAGGTCGAACCAAAACACGCCGACGCCGTGGCCGCCGCGATGAAGCACGAGATGGAAGGCGTCGCCAAGCTCTCGGTGCCGCTCGAAGTTGAAGTTGGCATCGCCGCGAACTGGGCCGATGCATGA
- a CDS encoding four helix bundle protein, protein MKDPKLKDQALRTAKSACLNIAEAASRVSAADKARVFGIGRGEAGETAAAVEIAAITHDTAEHWMSRVTLGQKFDSYFRWLTTLLRDHVQPRVTTQHRI, encoded by the coding sequence ATCAAGGATCCCAAGCTCAAAGATCAGGCGCTGCGGACGGCAAAGAGCGCATGTCTCAATATCGCCGAAGCCGCGTCGCGCGTGTCGGCGGCGGACAAGGCGCGGGTGTTTGGCATCGGGCGCGGCGAGGCCGGCGAAACCGCAGCGGCGGTCGAGATTGCCGCCATCACGCACGACACCGCGGAGCATTGGATGTCGAGGGTCACTCTCGGGCAAAAATTTGACAGCTATTTTAGGTGGTTAACCACGCTGCTGCGTGATCACGTACAACCGAGGGTGACTACGCAGCACCGGATCTAA
- a CDS encoding TetR/AcrR family transcriptional regulator, whose product MSTLVVAARAAKKRADRRVQILRAAIDVFAERGYHGASIDDIIARADIARGTFYLYFASKAAVFGSILDDALDGLTRSIRPVDIDDPAAAPPQLQLRENLARVLGYLTEDRARAAVLLARNVVHEAEAAERLDAFYARVR is encoded by the coding sequence ATGTCGACCTTGGTGGTCGCCGCACGCGCCGCAAAAAAACGCGCCGACCGCCGCGTGCAAATCCTGCGCGCGGCGATCGATGTTTTTGCCGAGCGCGGTTACCACGGCGCGTCGATCGACGACATTATCGCGCGCGCCGACATCGCGCGCGGCACGTTCTATCTCTATTTCGCCAGCAAGGCGGCGGTGTTTGGCAGCATCCTTGACGACGCGCTCGATGGCCTGACGCGGTCGATCCGGCCGGTTGACATTGACGACCCCGCCGCCGCGCCGCCGCAGTTGCAGCTGCGCGAAAACCTGGCGCGCGTGTTGGGATATCTCACCGAAGATCGCGCGCGGGCGGCGGTGCTGCTGGCGCGCAATGTCGTGCATGAGGCGGAGGCGGCCGAGCGACTCGATGCATTTTATGCGCGCGTCCGCTAG
- a CDS encoding SEL1-like repeat protein, producing the protein MLPTPRTLRALATARLCALLLSAAACNKKAPPSAEAAKSASAPEAAPVATAAAPASADTPELIKAAEAACESGDMTACSNLGGFYLSGTGVARDAAKAATLYDKACRGGDMHRCSSLGVMYARGNGVVKDLSKAVSLFEAACHGGDMGACSLLGSLYENGSGVSQDAGKAAALYDKACQGNDMNGCFSLGEMHLHGIGVARDVAKAAALYEQACKGGIMRCCFNLGVMHHEGSVIAKDTVKAAALYEQACKGDYMKGCYNLAVMYETGAGVSKDAPKAAALYDTACQGGDMGGCFTLGMLYVDGPGVTPDVAKALALFEQACQGGFTEGCAVVAKLRAM; encoded by the coding sequence ATGTTGCCAACTCCCCGAACCCTCCGCGCTTTAGCCACCGCTAGGCTGTGCGCACTGCTGCTTAGCGCCGCCGCGTGCAACAAGAAGGCGCCACCATCCGCCGAAGCCGCGAAGTCGGCGTCCGCCCCCGAGGCCGCTCCAGTCGCTACGGCTGCCGCACCGGCTTCTGCTGATACGCCAGAACTAATTAAAGCTGCTGAGGCCGCTTGCGAAAGCGGCGACATGACAGCCTGTTCTAACCTCGGCGGGTTCTATCTGAGCGGCACTGGCGTTGCCAGAGACGCCGCCAAGGCCGCAACCCTATACGACAAGGCCTGCCGAGGCGGCGACATGCATCGCTGCTCCAGCCTGGGCGTGATGTATGCCCGCGGCAACGGCGTAGTCAAAGACCTTTCCAAAGCCGTATCACTCTTTGAGGCGGCTTGTCATGGCGGCGATATGGGAGCGTGCTCCTTGCTCGGGTCTCTGTATGAGAACGGAAGCGGTGTATCCCAGGACGCCGGTAAAGCCGCAGCACTTTACGATAAGGCCTGCCAAGGCAACGACATGAATGGATGTTTTAGCCTTGGCGAAATGCATCTGCATGGGATCGGCGTTGCCCGCGACGTCGCCAAAGCCGCGGCCCTTTACGAACAGGCCTGCAAAGGCGGCATCATGCGGTGCTGCTTCAACCTTGGGGTGATGCATCACGAAGGTAGCGTCATCGCCAAAGACACTGTCAAAGCCGCTGCCCTTTACGAACAGGCCTGCAAAGGCGACTACATGAAAGGCTGCTACAACCTTGCAGTCATGTACGAGACCGGCGCCGGTGTTTCGAAAGACGCCCCTAAGGCCGCTGCGCTGTACGACACGGCTTGCCAAGGGGGTGACATGGGAGGGTGTTTCACCCTCGGCATGCTGTATGTTGACGGCCCTGGTGTTACCCCGGACGTAGCCAAGGCCCTCGCGCTTTTCGAGCAAGCATGCCAGGGTGGATTTACCGAAGGATGTGCCGTTGTTGCGAAATTGCGCGCCATGTGA
- a CDS encoding four helix bundle protein → MRAAKSACLNIAEAASRVSPADKARVFGIARGKAGETAAAVEIAATTHDTAEHHAVRCIAVADRLVALLTGLIRR, encoded by the coding sequence CTGAGGGCAGCCAAGAGCGCGTGCCTCAATATTGCCGAGGCCGCATCGCGCGTGTCGCCCGCGGACAAGGCGCGGGTGTTTGGCATCGCGCGTGGCAAGGCTGGCGAAACCGCCGCAGCGGTCGAGATTGCCGCCACCACGCACGACACCGCCGAACACCATGCCGTGCGCTGCATCGCCGTCGCCGATCGGCTGGTCGCGCTGCTCACGGGCCTCATCCGTCGCTAA
- a CDS encoding leucine-rich repeat domain-containing protein — translation MRATYMVSMITILSAGVLAMVGACRSVGRPLPDNPVAPISADLVTAPAGVVERSFYCTGPVPREALDATVVHCRAATDDGLAHLASLTKLTSLDLSDTGVTDAGLVHVAKHPHLTKLDLSGYRNRITDAGFVHIAALTNLTDLRLGKNRGIKGERLASLTHLRGLTTLDLDASHVNDAGLVHLAQLPELATLNLSSTKITDAGLALLTQLPRLTTLIITNNKITDAGLVHLAKLPKLTTLNLWANKGVTDAGLVHLASLSKLATLDLRVTEVTDAGLRRLASLTQLTTLILARNDAIANAGLTHLAALPKLTTLDLRSTAVTDAGLVHLAKLRRLTSLQLSYGVTDAGMVHLANLTELSELNIGGGKVTDAGLVHLANLTQLTSLNLSNSKITDAGLPQLTKFTRLTSLDLHRTKITDAGLAHLAKLSQLSVLMLGQTRISDAGLVHLANLTQLTTLGLHYTAVTDAGMEHVAKLTHLTTLGLQGAMVTHAGLAHLTDLHQLRELDLYFAKEVTDAALVHLAKLTSLAKLEVSGTQLTKEGLGWLRRDLPGIRVLR, via the coding sequence ATGCGCGCGACGTACATGGTGTCCATGATTACGATCCTATCAGCCGGCGTGCTGGCCATGGTCGGCGCGTGCAGGAGCGTCGGTCGGCCGCTGCCTGACAACCCTGTTGCTCCGATCAGCGCAGATCTTGTTACGGCGCCGGCAGGCGTCGTGGAGCGTTCGTTCTACTGCACCGGACCAGTGCCGAGAGAGGCCCTCGATGCAACGGTTGTTCATTGCAGGGCGGCCACCGACGACGGCCTCGCCCATCTCGCCAGTCTCACCAAGCTCACGTCGTTGGACCTGTCGGACACCGGCGTCACCGACGCCGGCCTGGTGCACGTGGCGAAGCACCCACACCTCACCAAGCTTGACCTCTCTGGATACCGCAACAGGATCACCGACGCCGGCTTCGTGCATATAGCCGCGCTCACCAACCTCACTGACCTTCGTCTCGGCAAGAATCGGGGAATCAAAGGGGAGCGCCTGGCCTCGCTGACTCACCTGCGGGGGCTCACGACACTGGATCTTGATGCCAGCCATGTAAACGACGCCGGACTGGTGCACTTGGCCCAGCTCCCAGAGCTCGCAACGCTGAACCTCTCGAGCACCAAAATCACGGACGCTGGCCTGGCACTTCTGACCCAGCTTCCGCGACTTACCACGCTGATCATCACTAACAACAAGATCACCGACGCCGGGCTAGTACACCTGGCCAAGCTACCGAAGCTCACCACGCTGAACCTCTGGGCAAACAAAGGGGTCACCGACGCCGGCCTGGTGCACCTCGCGAGCCTCTCAAAGCTCGCTACGCTGGACCTCAGGGTTACCGAGGTCACCGACGCAGGCCTTCGCCGCCTGGCGAGCCTCACGCAGCTCACCACGCTGATACTTGCGCGCAACGACGCAATCGCCAACGCCGGCCTGACGCATCTGGCCGCCCTCCCGAAACTCACCACGCTAGACCTCCGCTCCACCGCGGTCACCGACGCCGGGCTGGTGCACCTGGCCAAGCTCCGTCGGCTCACGTCACTGCAACTCTCGTATGGAGTCACTGACGCCGGGATGGTGCATCTTGCCAACCTCACGGAGCTGTCCGAGCTGAACATCGGGGGCGGCAAGGTCACTGACGCTGGCCTTGTACACCTAGCCAACCTCACGCAGCTCACCTCGCTGAATCTTTCGAATAGCAAGATCACCGACGCCGGCCTGCCGCAGCTGACCAAGTTCACGCGGCTCACCTCGCTGGACCTCCACCGCACTAAGATCACCGACGCTGGCCTGGCGCACTTGGCCAAGCTCTCGCAACTCTCCGTGCTCATGCTCGGGCAGACCAGGATCAGCGACGCCGGGCTTGTACACCTGGCAAACCTCACCCAGCTCACCACGCTGGGCCTGCATTACACCGCCGTCACCGACGCCGGCATGGAGCATGTAGCCAAGCTCACGCATCTCACCACGCTAGGTCTCCAGGGCGCCATGGTCACCCACGCCGGGCTGGCGCATCTGACCGACCTGCATCAGCTTCGCGAGCTCGACCTCTATTTTGCTAAAGAGGTCACCGACGCAGCGCTGGTGCACCTGGCCAAGCTCACGAGCCTCGCCAAGCTTGAAGTCTCGGGCACCCAGCTCACTAAGGAGGGGTTGGGGTGGCTGAGGCGAGATCTTCCCGGGATCCGAGTTCTCCGCTGA
- a CDS encoding trypsin-like serine protease, with product MSGAGGDANIIGGEPIASAVVPAVVALVDGDGLCTGALVSARHVLTAGHCTDAFALTDPTFAALVVHVGTNNPSDDPGIEVGVIAVHRYEPSDLAVVELVPTAALDDISVLVPTVVDRFGDGLATAGFGVYDLDPSSAGVLHALSDLQQATCPAGSVDKVCFADASRGVCFGDSGAPLWSAAQPDALLGVISTVTNPGCTGTATATRITADAAEFLRSHDIVVSDTRGGSCAASAPTVAAWLPLFIAMLVAMPRRRMAR from the coding sequence ATGAGCGGGGCAGGTGGCGACGCGAACATCATCGGCGGTGAGCCGATTGCGTCCGCCGTGGTGCCCGCCGTTGTCGCCCTGGTCGACGGCGACGGGCTTTGCACCGGCGCGTTGGTTTCCGCGCGCCACGTGCTGACCGCCGGGCATTGCACCGATGCGTTTGCGCTTACGGATCCAACGTTTGCCGCGTTGGTGGTGCACGTCGGTACCAACAATCCAAGCGACGATCCTGGCATCGAAGTCGGCGTCATCGCCGTACATCGTTACGAGCCATCCGACCTCGCCGTGGTCGAGTTGGTGCCAACCGCGGCGCTTGACGATATCTCGGTGCTGGTGCCAACTGTCGTCGATCGCTTCGGCGATGGCCTCGCCACCGCCGGCTTTGGCGTTTATGACTTAGACCCCAGCAGCGCCGGCGTGCTGCACGCGCTGAGCGACTTGCAACAAGCCACATGCCCCGCCGGCAGCGTCGACAAGGTCTGCTTCGCCGACGCGAGCCGCGGCGTTTGCTTCGGCGACAGCGGCGCGCCGCTCTGGTCCGCCGCGCAGCCCGACGCCTTGCTCGGCGTCATCTCCACCGTCACTAACCCCGGCTGCACCGGCACCGCGACTGCAACCCGCATCACCGCCGATGCCGCGGAATTCCTCCGCAGCCACGACATTGTCGTCAGCGACACCCGCGGCGGCAGCTGCGCCGCGAGCGCGCCAACGGTTGCTGCATGGTTACCATTGTTTATTGCGATGCTCGTCGCGATGCCGCGCCGCAGGATGGCTCGCTAG
- a CDS encoding lanthionine synthetase C family protein, with amino-acid sequence MKSASSWRPLLMGAYAERARDIVGDISEDVRRRASPSASESTKPKGMGHPWRILLQAYRWADDNAREDDASYVAEEMDRFAATTVDYGLPVRLYSGVGALTWLHAHLANELFDEEGGEAPDAHAARSDGEGVEAMVLTRLRSMPPADYDLIVGLVGIGVIGLEFANAPERKQVVAEVLALLHRRSLTDAQGGRYLLTPPEQLLAWQQAVAPQGYYNLGLAHGLPGVVVLAAESYAKGIAPALSKALASEVVAWLLRVRTNDGTPGYASWIRVGETNEGGRQIAWCYGGLGVAAAILRAAQVFERNDWRAQAIEIALACVATADAAKPLQDQGLCHGMAGNAHLFNRLYQATGDERLRARAIAYYEATIDAYRAGTGIGGYKAWGTNGELDRNATYHHQGAYVDDPTVLTGSSGVGLALLAAVSHVEPNWDRVLLVSLPPLATER; translated from the coding sequence ATGAAATCAGCCTCTTCGTGGCGGCCACTTCTGATGGGCGCGTACGCCGAGCGGGCGCGTGATATAGTCGGCGACATCTCCGAGGATGTGCGGCGCCGTGCATCGCCTTCTGCCAGCGAGTCGACGAAGCCCAAGGGCATGGGCCATCCGTGGCGCATCTTGTTGCAAGCGTATCGCTGGGCCGACGACAATGCGCGCGAGGACGACGCCAGTTATGTCGCCGAGGAAATGGATCGCTTTGCCGCAACTACCGTGGACTATGGTCTTCCCGTTAGGTTGTATAGCGGCGTCGGCGCGCTGACGTGGTTGCACGCCCACCTCGCCAATGAGTTGTTCGACGAGGAAGGGGGGGAGGCCCCTGATGCCCACGCCGCCAGAAGCGACGGCGAAGGCGTGGAAGCCATGGTTCTAACGCGGCTACGCTCCATGCCACCCGCCGACTACGATCTAATCGTCGGCCTGGTGGGCATTGGCGTCATCGGCCTTGAATTTGCCAATGCGCCCGAGCGCAAGCAAGTTGTCGCCGAAGTGCTGGCCTTGCTCCATCGGCGCAGTCTTACGGATGCCCAAGGCGGGCGCTACTTGCTGACGCCACCCGAGCAGCTATTGGCTTGGCAACAAGCAGTTGCGCCTCAAGGCTACTACAACCTCGGCTTAGCGCATGGTCTGCCTGGCGTCGTGGTGCTCGCGGCTGAGAGCTATGCCAAAGGCATCGCGCCCGCGCTAAGTAAGGCGTTGGCAAGCGAGGTCGTAGCCTGGCTCTTGCGGGTTCGCACTAACGACGGCACGCCAGGGTATGCGAGCTGGATTCGGGTGGGCGAGACGAACGAAGGGGGGCGACAAATTGCCTGGTGCTACGGCGGCCTTGGCGTTGCCGCGGCGATCTTGCGTGCGGCGCAGGTCTTTGAACGTAACGATTGGCGCGCGCAGGCTATAGAGATAGCCCTTGCCTGCGTGGCGACGGCGGACGCCGCGAAGCCGCTACAGGATCAGGGCCTGTGTCATGGCATGGCGGGTAACGCGCACCTGTTCAATCGCCTGTATCAAGCGACCGGGGACGAGCGCCTGCGGGCAAGAGCCATCGCGTACTATGAAGCAACGATTGACGCGTACCGCGCAGGCACGGGCATCGGCGGCTACAAGGCGTGGGGCACGAATGGAGAGCTAGATCGCAACGCGACCTATCACCATCAGGGGGCCTATGTCGATGACCCCACCGTGCTGACCGGCAGCTCAGGCGTTGGCTTAGCACTTCTTGCGGCTGTCTCGCATGTCGAGCCGAATTGGGATCGCGTGCTTCTGGTCAGTCTGCCCCCTCTCGCCACAGAGCGCTAA